In the genome of Rhodamnia argentea isolate NSW1041297 chromosome 3, ASM2092103v1, whole genome shotgun sequence, one region contains:
- the LOC115743080 gene encoding putative glycerol-3-phosphate transporter 4 isoform X1, whose translation MSHGFDAMRGIPPGILLIKKIRGRNWSLKTYRYVVLFITFIAYACYHASRKPSSIVKSVLYPETPTVKAWPLGEVFVREELGNGGNVTGRSKYRGWAPFNGPDGTSKLGEIDVAFLACYSMGMYVAGHLGDTLDLRLFLTAGMIGSGIFVGLFGMGYFWNVHVFGFYLAMQMVAGLFQATGWPSVVAVIGNWFGKRKRGLIMGVWNAHTSVGNISGSLLAASVLDLGWGWSFIVPGGLIVLGGILVFLFLAAYPEDVGFPCPNDPAGAVETVTPNDVESQSRSSSVGSGTKRSVGLVQACLIPGVIPFALCLFFSKLVAYTFLYWLPFYLSQTEIGGEYVSVKSAGNLSTLFDVGGIVGGILAGYISDKLNARAITAASFMYAAIPSMLAYRSYGGLSHTVNIVLMMIAGLFVNGPYALITTAVSADLGTHSSLRGDSRALATVTAIIDGTGSLGAALGPLLTGFLSTKGWDAVFLMLMAGALIAGLLLSRLVVDEITEKAAKRITLSDAQQGCRDPATQPLLTNKK comes from the exons ATGTCTCACGGTTTTGATGCTATGAGAGGAATCCCACCTGGGATTTTGCTCATAAAGAAAATTAGGGGCAGGAATTGGAGCCTCAAAACTTATAGATACGTTGTCTTGTTCATTACATTCATAGCATATGCTTGTTATCATGCTTCTCGGAAGCCTAGTAGCATTGTGAAGAGTGTCCTGTATCCCGAAACCCCAACTGTCAAAGCGTGGCCATTGGGCGAAGTGTTTGTGAGGGAAGAGTTAGGGAATGGTGGTAATGTGACTGGTAGATCCAAGTACAGGGGTTGGGCTCCCTTCAATGGCCCTGATGGGACGTCGAAATTGGGCGAAATTGACGTCGCGTTTTTGGCCTGTTATTCTATGGGGATGTATGTCGCGGGGCATTTGGGCGATACGTTGGACTTGCGGTTGTTCTTGACGGCTGGAATGATTGGCAGTGGCATTTTTGTGGGGCTCTTTGGGATGGGATATTTTTGGAATGTGCATGTCTTCGGATTTTACTTGGCCATGCAAATGGTTGCCGGATTGTTCCAAGCAACCGGGTGGCCGTCGGTGGTGGCCGTCATCGGCAATTGGTTcgggaagaggaagaggggtTTGATAATGGGCGTGTGGAATGCACATACTTCAGTGGGGAATATTAGTGGTTCCCTTCTCGCAGCAAGTGTCTTGGATCTCGGGTGGGGCTGGTCATTCATTGTCCCTGGCGGCTTGATCGTTCTTGGAGGGATACTGGTTTTTTTGTTCTTGGCTGCATATCCAGAGGATGTTGGATTTCCTTGTCCAAATGATCCAGCCGGGGCTGTAGAGACGGTTACTCCAAATGATGTAGAATCCCAATCACGAAGTTCCTCGGTTGGTTCTGGGACTAAGAGAAGTGTTGGGCTTGTTCAAGCCTGTTTGATCCCGGGAGTGATTCCATTCGCGCTGTGCTTATTCTTCTCGAAGCTGGTGGCTTACACCTTCCTCTATTGGTTACCATTTTATTTAAGCCAAACAG AAATCGGAGGTGAGTATGTCTCTGTGAAATCAGCTGGAAACCTGTCAACCCTTTTTGATGTGGGCGGAATTGTTGGGGGAATTCTCGCTGGTTATATATCAGACAAGCTCAACGCTCGGGCTATAACGGCAGCCAGTTTCATGTATGCTGCGATACCATCTATGCTGGCGTACCGCTCATATGGGGGCCTATCACACACCGTCAACATCGTGCTTATGATGATAGCAGGATTGTTTGTAAACGGGCCATACGCGCTGATCACCACAGCAGTTTCGGCAGACCTTGGCACACACAGTTCTCTCAGAGGGGATTCAAGGGCACTCGCCACCGTAACTGCCATTATTGATGGAACCGGATCTCTCGGTGCAGCTCTTGGCCCTCTTTTGACCGGGTTCCTTTCGACAAAGGGGTGGGACGCAGTTTTCTTGATGCTAATGGCCGGTGCTCTTATCGCTGGATTGCTTTTGTCAAGGTTGGTCGTTGACGAGATAACGGAGAAAGCGGCCAAACGAATCACATTGTCCGATGCACAGCAAGGTTGTCGAG ATCCAGCAACTCAGCCTCTCCTAaccaacaaaaaatga
- the LOC115743080 gene encoding putative glycerol-3-phosphate transporter 4 isoform X2: MSHGFDAMRGIPPGILLIKKIRGRNWSLKTYRYVVLFITFIAYACYHASRKPSSIVKSVLYPETPTVKAWPLGEVFVREELGNGGNVTGRSKYRGWAPFNGPDGTSKLGEIDVAFLACYSMGMYVAGHLGDTLDLRLFLTAGMIGSGIFVGLFGMGYFWNVHVFGFYLAMQMVAGLFQATGWPSVVAVIGNWFGKRKRGLIMGVWNAHTSVGNISGSLLAASVLDLGWGWSFIVPGGLIVLGGILVFLFLAAYPEDVGFPCPNDPAGAVETVTPNDVESQSRSSSVGSGTKRSVGLVQACLIPGVIPFALCLFFSKLVAYTFLYWLPFYLSQTEIGGEYVSVKSAGNLSTLFDVGGIVGGILAGYISDKLNARAITAASFMYAAIPSMLAYRSYGGLSHTVNIVLMMIAGLFVNGPYALITTAVSADLGTHSSLRGDSRALATVTAIIDGTGSLGAALGPLLTGFLSTKGWDAVFLMLMAGALIAGLLLSRLVVDEITEKAAKRITLSDAQQGCRATQPLLTNKK; encoded by the exons ATGTCTCACGGTTTTGATGCTATGAGAGGAATCCCACCTGGGATTTTGCTCATAAAGAAAATTAGGGGCAGGAATTGGAGCCTCAAAACTTATAGATACGTTGTCTTGTTCATTACATTCATAGCATATGCTTGTTATCATGCTTCTCGGAAGCCTAGTAGCATTGTGAAGAGTGTCCTGTATCCCGAAACCCCAACTGTCAAAGCGTGGCCATTGGGCGAAGTGTTTGTGAGGGAAGAGTTAGGGAATGGTGGTAATGTGACTGGTAGATCCAAGTACAGGGGTTGGGCTCCCTTCAATGGCCCTGATGGGACGTCGAAATTGGGCGAAATTGACGTCGCGTTTTTGGCCTGTTATTCTATGGGGATGTATGTCGCGGGGCATTTGGGCGATACGTTGGACTTGCGGTTGTTCTTGACGGCTGGAATGATTGGCAGTGGCATTTTTGTGGGGCTCTTTGGGATGGGATATTTTTGGAATGTGCATGTCTTCGGATTTTACTTGGCCATGCAAATGGTTGCCGGATTGTTCCAAGCAACCGGGTGGCCGTCGGTGGTGGCCGTCATCGGCAATTGGTTcgggaagaggaagaggggtTTGATAATGGGCGTGTGGAATGCACATACTTCAGTGGGGAATATTAGTGGTTCCCTTCTCGCAGCAAGTGTCTTGGATCTCGGGTGGGGCTGGTCATTCATTGTCCCTGGCGGCTTGATCGTTCTTGGAGGGATACTGGTTTTTTTGTTCTTGGCTGCATATCCAGAGGATGTTGGATTTCCTTGTCCAAATGATCCAGCCGGGGCTGTAGAGACGGTTACTCCAAATGATGTAGAATCCCAATCACGAAGTTCCTCGGTTGGTTCTGGGACTAAGAGAAGTGTTGGGCTTGTTCAAGCCTGTTTGATCCCGGGAGTGATTCCATTCGCGCTGTGCTTATTCTTCTCGAAGCTGGTGGCTTACACCTTCCTCTATTGGTTACCATTTTATTTAAGCCAAACAG AAATCGGAGGTGAGTATGTCTCTGTGAAATCAGCTGGAAACCTGTCAACCCTTTTTGATGTGGGCGGAATTGTTGGGGGAATTCTCGCTGGTTATATATCAGACAAGCTCAACGCTCGGGCTATAACGGCAGCCAGTTTCATGTATGCTGCGATACCATCTATGCTGGCGTACCGCTCATATGGGGGCCTATCACACACCGTCAACATCGTGCTTATGATGATAGCAGGATTGTTTGTAAACGGGCCATACGCGCTGATCACCACAGCAGTTTCGGCAGACCTTGGCACACACAGTTCTCTCAGAGGGGATTCAAGGGCACTCGCCACCGTAACTGCCATTATTGATGGAACCGGATCTCTCGGTGCAGCTCTTGGCCCTCTTTTGACCGGGTTCCTTTCGACAAAGGGGTGGGACGCAGTTTTCTTGATGCTAATGGCCGGTGCTCTTATCGCTGGATTGCTTTTGTCAAGGTTGGTCGTTGACGAGATAACGGAGAAAGCGGCCAAACGAATCACATTGTCCGATGCACAGCAAGGTTGTCGAG CAACTCAGCCTCTCCTAaccaacaaaaaatga
- the LOC115743083 gene encoding uncharacterized protein LOC115743083: MQRSSSARRVSEAPPPPPPTTTTASQSRRSRTREGDDRRREQLPTCDPLSHAARKERSRLRSAENAVHAIPLLLVLCAFLLWLFSSPGSEF, encoded by the exons ATGCAGCGGTCGTCGAGCGCTCGCCGAGTCTCCGAggctcctccgccgccgccgccgacgacgacgacggcttCGCAATCGCGTCGCTCAAGGACCCGGGAGGGAGACGACCGCCGGCGGGAGCAGCTGCCGACGTGCGATCCGCTGTCGCACGCAGCGAGGAAGGAGCGGTCGCGCCTCAGGTCGGCGGAGAACGCCGTCCACGCGATCCCTCTGTTGCTGGTTCTGTGCGCGTTCCTCCTCTGGCTCTTCTCCAGTCCAG GATCGGAGTTCTGA